From Chthonomonas sp., the proteins below share one genomic window:
- a CDS encoding carbohydrate-binding family 9-like protein — MREQPERLAIGEQGRREPGKEQGKLSGMTPRVYRCPRADQLWQAQDLQIRPDDWIDIPWSEPFVDIEGDPSKPPRHQTQVKIAYGEHGLMILAHMQGPEIWATLTERDSVIFHDNDIELFLDPDGDGELYLELEMNALNTVWDLVLVRSYRNGGPPLDSFDVKGLQTAVRIDGELNLANPANLGWWAHMQIPYRSLKELAGKQNFPPQPGDEWRINFSRVHWDAEIVEGRWQKVPDRPEHNWVWSPMGEVDMHLPDRWGRLQFV; from the coding sequence ATGCGTGAGCAACCCGAGCGACTCGCAATCGGCGAGCAGGGGCGGCGCGAGCCCGGCAAGGAACAGGGCAAACTCTCCGGCATGACGCCGCGCGTTTACCGATGCCCCCGCGCTGACCAGCTGTGGCAAGCACAAGACCTCCAAATCCGGCCCGACGATTGGATTGACATCCCCTGGTCGGAGCCGTTTGTCGACATCGAAGGGGACCCGAGCAAGCCGCCGCGCCACCAAACCCAGGTCAAAATCGCCTACGGCGAGCACGGTCTCATGATCCTTGCCCACATGCAAGGGCCGGAGATCTGGGCGACGCTCACCGAGCGCGACAGCGTCATTTTCCACGACAACGACATCGAGCTGTTCCTCGATCCCGATGGCGATGGCGAGCTGTATCTCGAGCTCGAAATGAACGCCCTCAACACGGTTTGGGATTTGGTGCTCGTGCGGTCCTATCGCAATGGCGGGCCGCCGCTGGATTCGTTCGACGTGAAGGGCTTGCAAACCGCGGTCCGGATTGATGGCGAACTCAACCTCGCCAACCCGGCGAACCTCGGCTGGTGGGCGCACATGCAAATCCCGTACCGCAGCCTTAAGGAACTCGCCGGCAAGCAAAACTTCCCGCCGCAGCCCGGCGACGAATGGCGCATCAACTTCAGCCGGGTGCATTGGGATGCCGAAATCGTCGAGGGCCGCTGGCAAAAAGTCCCGGATCGGCCCGAGCACAATTGGGTGTGGTCGCCCATGGGCGAGGTGGATATGCACCTGCCCGATCGCTGGGGGCGGCTGCAGTTCGTCTAG
- a CDS encoding VOC family protein, whose translation MQSLGVAHHIGLTVPDLEAAITWYCDRLGFGDVRRVAVGTLEIVLISHPGGAIIELFGTPDARRTEPEHCDVGASLPYEGWRHFALETADIEAAVAEARANGIEVISEITPVPPFGYRYVFFRDPFGNLIELVQKG comes from the coding sequence ATGCAATCTTTAGGCGTCGCTCACCACATTGGACTCACCGTGCCCGATTTGGAGGCGGCCATCACTTGGTATTGCGACCGATTGGGCTTTGGCGACGTGCGACGGGTGGCGGTCGGCACGCTCGAAATTGTGCTGATTTCGCATCCGGGAGGCGCGATCATCGAGCTGTTCGGCACGCCCGATGCGCGCCGCACCGAACCCGAGCACTGCGACGTCGGCGCAAGTTTGCCCTACGAAGGTTGGCGGCACTTTGCCCTGGAGACCGCCGACATTGAGGCGGCCGTCGCCGAAGCCCGGGCCAACGGCATTGAGGTCATCAGCGAGATTACGCCGGTGCCCCCGTTCGGCTATCGGTACGTGTTTTTCCGCGACCCCTTTGGCAACTTAATTGAGCTCGTTCAGAAGGGCTAG
- a CDS encoding flagellar biosynthesis anti-sigma factor FlgM — protein MKKVVETQGYAMVEADHGFEPSPRESDMEMIRELTAKVIAMPDREEMIADLKERIARGEYNPAGSDIADTMIRRSIADRIR, from the coding sequence TTGAAGAAGGTCGTTGAGACCCAAGGCTACGCGATGGTCGAAGCCGATCACGGCTTTGAGCCCTCCCCTCGAGAGAGCGACATGGAAATGATTCGAGAACTCACCGCGAAGGTCATTGCGATGCCCGACCGCGAAGAGATGATCGCCGACCTGAAAGAGCGCATTGCTCGCGGCGAATACAATCCCGCTGGTTCGGACATTGCCGACACGATGATTCGGCGATCGATCGCCGACCGTATTCGGTAA
- a CDS encoding prepilin-type N-terminal cleavage/methylation domain-containing protein, translating into MKKAFTLIELLVVIAIIAILAAILFPVFTKAKMAAKKTADLSNSKQIGIALQLYLNESDDVYPPSNHRENDDPDKEVHWSWMILPYMKNEQIFISPADKVGGWAPTTWNVLNNNRGFGVPSFQQSLGRSTNPGTRQVARISYVANQNLIGRKRQSTDTSNVVPQFEVNDVSGTIIIAPATEAPRCMNADWVPGGNGGEFRTYRPAFGIASKGQRALSGSAQPSLGEQPLEALTWATATRIWNCEQNVVGPDHTLRFTHSGRFDAGNNYVMADTSAKYWNTAATFRAQRFAWGRKGYSVGFLTVIDPATGLALE; encoded by the coding sequence ATGAAGAAAGCATTCACACTCATCGAGCTTCTCGTCGTGATCGCGATTATTGCGATCCTCGCCGCGATTCTGTTCCCGGTTTTCACCAAGGCTAAGATGGCCGCCAAGAAGACCGCCGACCTGAGCAACTCGAAGCAAATCGGCATCGCTCTGCAGCTTTATCTCAACGAAAGCGACGACGTGTACCCGCCGAGCAATCACCGCGAAAACGACGATCCCGACAAGGAAGTCCATTGGAGCTGGATGATTCTGCCGTACATGAAGAACGAGCAGATTTTCATCTCCCCCGCCGACAAGGTGGGCGGATGGGCCCCGACGACCTGGAACGTACTGAATAACAACCGCGGCTTCGGCGTGCCGTCGTTCCAGCAAAGCCTGGGCCGCAGCACCAACCCGGGAACCCGACAGGTGGCCCGCATTAGCTATGTCGCCAATCAAAACCTCATCGGTCGCAAGCGCCAAAGCACCGACACCAGCAACGTGGTGCCGCAGTTTGAAGTCAACGACGTGAGCGGAACGATTATCATTGCTCCGGCCACCGAAGCCCCGCGGTGCATGAACGCCGATTGGGTTCCGGGCGGCAACGGCGGCGAGTTCCGCACGTACCGGCCGGCGTTTGGCATCGCCAGCAAGGGTCAGCGCGCGCTCAGCGGCTCGGCTCAGCCCTCGCTCGGCGAACAACCGCTCGAAGCTCTCACCTGGGCCACCGCGACTCGCATTTGGAACTGCGAACAAAACGTCGTGGGTCCGGATCACACGTTGCGATTTACGCACAGCGGTCGATTCGACGCGGGGAACAACTACGTGATGGCCGACACCAGCGCGAAGTACTGGAACACCGCGGCCACGTTCAGGGCGCAGCGATTCGCGTGGGGCCGCAAGGGGTACAGCGTCGGATTCCTGACGGTGATCGACCCCGCCACGGGCCTCGCGCTCGAATAG